The DNA sequence GAAGATCACGTACGCGGCAGCGATCTGGACCACACCGAGGAAGAGGAGGATGCCGCCCGAGCGCGCCGAGACGCCGAACACCGGGCCGACGAACGGCAGCAGCGCGCCGGCCGCGAGCACGTTGCCGTAGGTGACCGCGGCCTCGGCCCCGATCCCCCGCTCGCGCCGGAGGGAGAGCACGAGCAGGGCGTAGAGCAGGCCCGAGACGAGCGCCACGAGGTCCCCCGCCCGACCGCGGGGGTCGAGCTCGCCGACGAAGAAGAGCGCCATGCCGAGGAACGCGACCGCGATCGCGCCCGCGTCGCGCCGCGAGAAGGGCTCCCCGAGCACGAGCGGCGCGAGGACGAGGATCCAGACGACGCCGCTGTACTGGAGGAAGATCGCGTTGGCCGCCGACGTCCACTTGGTGGCCACGACGAACGTCGTGAGACAGCCGGCGTAGCTCACGATCGCCGTCTGGAAGCCGAGCGTCGCGCGCCAGAGCCGCGGGCGGAAGAACGCCGCCAGCACCACCGCCGCCACGGCCGAGCGGTAGCAGGCGACCTTCAGCGCCGGCTCCGCCACCGCCTTGATGGCGACGCCGCCCGTCGACCAGAGCAGCGCGGCGGCGAGGACACAGAGCGCGCCGCGGCGCTCGTCGGACATCTTGCCGGCGCGTCCGCGCCGGCGCGTGTCATGCGGCTCGCCTATCGAAGCTTGCACGGCCACGAGTGTCGCGGGGCTGCGCAGCGGCGCGGCCCGCCGCTCGTTCGGTTTCTCGCGCCTTCTCCGGCATGGGGGTTGCTCGCGTCAAGCGGTCTCCATGCAGCGGCACGCAGCACTTCGCGCTCTCGCTCTGCTGGTCGTGATGGCCGCCGCGAGCTCGCACGCCTTCGGCTTCACGTGCGACCCCGCGAGCCCGTACATCAGCTTCAACCCCTGCGTCAGCGACACCTGCGACCCCACCAACCCGGCTGCCGATCCCCAAGGCTTCGTGCACACCCCCGTGGACGACGGCACGCCGTGCGACGACGGCAGCGAGTGCACCACCAACGACAGCTGCCAGCAGGGGACCTGCAGGGGCGGCATGGAGGTGGAGGGGCCCTGCGACGACGGCAACCCGTGCACGGCGAACGACGCCTGCGTCGCGGGAACTTGCATCGGGGACCCTCGTCCGCGGGACGGCAGACTGTGCGACGAGCTGAACCCGTGTACCAAGGACGGCGTGTGCCAGGATGGGACCTGCATGGCCGACCTGCTCACCGGCACGCCGTGCGACGACGGCAACCCTTGCACAGCGAACGACACCTGCGAGCAGGGCGAGTGCACCGGCGATCCCTTCTTCGCGGCGGGCGCACCCTGCGACGATTTCGATCCCTGCACGGCGAACGACGTCTGCGTCGCCGGCATCTGCAGCGGCGACCCCGAGCCCGACGGGGCACAGTGCGACGACGGCAACCCGTGCACGGCGAACGACGTGTGCACGCAGGGCTTCTGTATCGGCGATCCCGGACCCCAGGAAGGCGCGATCTGCGACGACGAAAACCCCTGCACGAGCGGCGACAGGTGCCTCGCCGCCTCCTGCAGCGGCGACCCCGAGCCCGAGGGGGCATCGTGCGACGACGGCAACCCGTGCACGGCGAACGACGTGTGCACGCGCTTCTGGGGCGACCAGGGCGACGAGTTGGTCTGCATCGGCGATCCCGCACCCGAGGAAGGCACCATCTGTGAGGACAACAACCCCTGCACGACGGGCGACAGGTGCTCCGCCGGCTTTTGCAGCGGAGGCGACGCGCTCGACGGGACTGCCTGCGACGATGCCAACCCGTGCACGGCAAACGACACCTGCCAGCAGGGCGCCTGCACCGGCGGCGTGCCCGACCCGGCGGGGACGGTCTGCGCCGACGACGGCAACGCCTGCACCCGCGACGTGTGCGACAGCTCGGCCACT is a window from the Deltaproteobacteria bacterium genome containing:
- a CDS encoding EamA/RhaT family transporter, translating into MSDERRGALCVLAAALLWSTGGVAIKAVAEPALKVACYRSAVAAVVLAAFFRPRLWRATLGFQTAIVSYAGCLTTFVVATKWTSAANAIFLQYSGVVWILVLAPLVLGEPFSRRDAGAIAVAFLGMALFFVGELDPRGRAGDLVALVSGLLYALLVLSLRRERGIGAEAAVTYGNVLAAGALLPFVGPVFGVSARSGGILLFLGVVQIAAAYVIF